A window of the Streptomyces sp. JB150 genome harbors these coding sequences:
- the rplM gene encoding 50S ribosomal protein L13 → MRTYSPKPGDVTRQWHVIDAQDVVLGRLASTAATLLRGKHKPIYAPHVDAGDFVIIINADKVHLSGNKRTQKMAYRHSGYPGGLRSVRYDELLDKNPEKAIEKAVKGMLPKNSLGRQMLSKLKVYKGDQHPHGAQQPQPFEITQVAQ, encoded by the coding sequence GTGCGTACGTACAGCCCCAAGCCCGGCGATGTGACGCGCCAGTGGCACGTCATCGACGCTCAGGACGTTGTCCTGGGCCGTCTCGCCAGCACCGCCGCCACCCTTCTGCGGGGCAAGCACAAGCCGATCTACGCGCCGCACGTCGACGCTGGTGACTTCGTCATCATCATCAACGCCGACAAGGTGCACCTCTCCGGCAACAAGCGGACCCAGAAGATGGCGTACCGCCACTCCGGCTACCCGGGTGGTCTGCGCTCCGTCCGTTACGACGAGCTGCTCGACAAGAACCCCGAGAAGGCCATCGAGAAGGCCGTCAAGGGCATGCTCCCCAAGAACTCGCTGGGCCGTCAGATGCTCTCGAAGCTGAAGGTCTACAAGGGTGACCAGCACCCGCACGGCGCGCAGCAGCCGCAGCCGTTCGAGATCACCCAGGTCGCGCAGTAA
- the rpsI gene encoding 30S ribosomal protein S9: MAETTAEQPLEELDIDSYTTESEVPVEGEYTSESLASRFGEPQPAAGLGRRKEAIARVRIVPGTGKWKINGRTLEDYFPNKVHQQEVNEPFKVLELEGRYDVIARISGGGVSGQAGALRLGVARALNEADVDNNRGPLKKAGFLRRDDRAVERKKAGLKKARKAPQYSKR; the protein is encoded by the coding sequence GTGGCCGAGACCACTGCCGAGCAGCCGCTCGAAGAGCTTGACATCGACAGCTACACCACCGAGTCCGAGGTCCCCGTCGAGGGCGAGTACACCTCGGAGTCCCTGGCCTCCCGCTTCGGCGAGCCCCAGCCGGCCGCCGGTCTGGGCCGCCGCAAGGAGGCCATCGCCCGCGTCCGGATCGTTCCGGGCACCGGCAAGTGGAAGATCAACGGTCGCACCCTCGAGGACTACTTCCCGAACAAGGTGCACCAGCAGGAAGTCAACGAGCCGTTCAAGGTTCTCGAGCTCGAGGGCCGTTACGACGTCATCGCCCGCATCTCCGGTGGCGGTGTCTCCGGTCAGGCCGGTGCGCTCCGTCTCGGTGTCGCCCGTGCGCTGAACGAGGCGGACGTCGACAACAACCGCGGCCCGCTGAAGAAGGCCGGCTTCCTGCGCCGCGACGACCGCGCGGTCGAGCGGAAGAAGGCCGGTCTGAAGAAGGCCCGCAAGGCTCCGCAGTACAGCAAGCGCTAA
- the glmM gene encoding phosphoglucosamine mutase, whose amino-acid sequence MGRLFGTDGVRGVANADLTAEMALGLSVAAAHVLAEAGTFAGHRPTAVVGRDPRASGEFLEAAVVAGLASAGLDVLRVGVLPTPAVAYLTGALGADLGVMLSASHNAMPDNGIKFFARGGHKLPDDIEDRIEAVYEEHRTGAPWDRPTGAGVGRVRSYDEGADQYVEHLLGVLPNRLDGLRIVLDEAHGAASRVSPEAFTRAGAEVITIGAEPDGLNINDGCGSTHLAPLKAAVVEHGADFGIAHDGDADRCLAVDHTGEEVDGDQILAVLALAMRERQVLRSDTVVATVMSNLGFKLALEREGIRLVQTAVGDRYVLEEMKEHGFALGGEQSGHVIILDHATTGDGTLTGLLLAARVAQSGRSLRELASVMERLPQVLINVPDVDKSRVASSGDVAAAVAEAERELGATGRVLLRPSGTEPLVRVMVEAADIEQARTVAGRLADAVKSALG is encoded by the coding sequence GTGGGACGACTCTTCGGCACGGACGGCGTGCGCGGTGTCGCCAACGCGGATCTGACGGCCGAGATGGCGCTCGGGCTGTCCGTCGCGGCGGCCCACGTACTGGCCGAGGCGGGCACCTTCGCAGGCCACCGGCCGACCGCGGTGGTCGGGCGTGACCCGCGTGCGTCCGGGGAGTTCCTGGAGGCGGCCGTGGTCGCGGGCCTCGCCAGCGCGGGCCTGGACGTGCTGCGCGTCGGCGTGCTGCCCACCCCGGCGGTGGCGTATCTCACCGGGGCCCTCGGTGCCGATCTGGGCGTCATGCTGTCCGCCAGCCACAACGCCATGCCCGACAACGGCATCAAGTTCTTCGCGCGGGGCGGCCACAAACTCCCCGACGACATCGAGGACCGTATCGAGGCCGTCTACGAGGAGCACCGCACCGGTGCGCCGTGGGACCGGCCGACGGGTGCCGGCGTGGGCCGGGTGCGGTCGTACGACGAGGGCGCGGACCAGTACGTCGAGCACCTGCTGGGCGTGCTGCCCAACCGGCTGGACGGGCTGAGGATCGTGCTCGACGAGGCGCACGGCGCGGCGTCCCGGGTGTCACCGGAGGCGTTCACGCGGGCCGGCGCCGAGGTGATCACGATCGGCGCCGAGCCGGACGGGCTGAACATCAACGACGGGTGCGGGTCGACGCATCTGGCGCCGCTGAAGGCCGCGGTCGTGGAGCACGGGGCGGACTTCGGCATCGCGCACGACGGCGACGCCGACCGCTGCCTCGCCGTGGACCACACCGGTGAGGAGGTCGACGGCGACCAGATCCTCGCCGTGCTGGCGCTCGCGATGCGCGAGCGGCAGGTGCTGCGGTCCGACACCGTCGTCGCCACCGTCATGTCCAACCTGGGCTTCAAGCTGGCCCTGGAGCGCGAGGGCATCCGGCTCGTGCAGACGGCGGTCGGCGACCGGTATGTGCTGGAGGAGATGAAGGAGCACGGCTTCGCCCTCGGCGGCGAGCAGTCCGGGCACGTGATCATCCTGGACCACGCCACCACCGGTGACGGCACGCTGACCGGGCTGCTGCTGGCCGCGCGGGTCGCCCAGAGCGGGCGGTCGCTGCGGGAGCTGGCGTCCGTGATGGAGCGGTTGCCGCAGGTGCTGATCAATGTGCCGGACGTGGACAAGTCCCGGGTCGCCAGCTCCGGGGACGTCGCCGCCGCGGTCGCCGAGGCCGAGCGTGAGCTGGGGGCGACCGGGCGGGTGCTGCTGCGGCCGTCGGGGACCGAGCCGCTGGTGCGGGTGATGGTCGAGGCGGCGGACATCGAGCAGGCGCGGACGGTCGCGGGGCGGCTGGCCGACGCGGTGAAGTCCGCGCTGGGGTAG
- a CDS encoding DUF389 domain-containing protein translates to MLHLRLITPAEKTDAVVRVIEKTVGATHLVVLPGAARDPAGDVVMCDVAREATDELIDALRVFDLDECGSITAENIDLTLSRHAEKAERDAPGEAADAVVWDQLTEATHEESTLSVTYLVFITLATMIAACGVVLDNAILIVGAMAVGPEFGPLAGFCTALVQRRPRLALRSLTALLAGFAVAMVVTVGFSYFMDAVDLFSEQALKAERPNTNFIYRPDWFSFVVAVLAGCAGTLSLTSAKSGALVGVAISVTTVPAAANAAVAFSYDQYRQAWGSSEQLLLNLLGIILAGTLTLLVQKALWSKKVRRTIAP, encoded by the coding sequence ATGCTGCATCTGCGCCTGATCACCCCGGCCGAGAAGACCGACGCCGTGGTCCGCGTGATCGAGAAGACGGTCGGCGCCACGCATCTGGTCGTCCTGCCGGGCGCCGCCCGCGACCCGGCCGGCGATGTCGTGATGTGCGACGTCGCCCGCGAGGCCACGGACGAACTCATCGATGCCCTGCGGGTGTTCGACCTCGACGAGTGCGGTTCGATCACGGCCGAGAACATCGACCTGACACTGTCCCGGCACGCCGAGAAGGCCGAGCGGGACGCTCCCGGCGAGGCCGCCGACGCGGTGGTCTGGGACCAGCTCACGGAGGCGACGCACGAGGAGTCGACCCTCTCCGTCACCTATCTCGTGTTCATCACCCTGGCCACGATGATCGCGGCCTGCGGTGTGGTCCTCGACAACGCGATCCTCATCGTGGGCGCGATGGCGGTGGGCCCGGAGTTCGGCCCGCTGGCCGGTTTCTGCACGGCCCTCGTCCAGCGCCGGCCCCGCCTCGCCCTGCGCTCGCTGACCGCCCTGCTGGCCGGCTTCGCCGTGGCGATGGTGGTCACGGTCGGCTTCAGCTACTTCATGGACGCCGTCGACCTGTTCAGCGAGCAGGCCCTGAAGGCCGAACGCCCCAACACCAACTTCATCTACCGCCCCGACTGGTTCTCCTTCGTCGTGGCGGTCCTGGCGGGCTGCGCCGGCACTCTCTCGCTGACCTCGGCGAAGTCCGGCGCCCTGGTCGGCGTCGCCATCTCGGTCACCACGGTCCCGGCCGCCGCCAACGCGGCCGTCGCCTTCAGCTACGACCAGTACCGCCAGGCCTGGGGCTCCTCGGAACAGCTCCTGCTGAACCTGCTGGGCATCATCCTGGCCGGCACCCTGACCCTGCTGGTCCAGAAGGCCCTGTGGTCGAAGAAGGTCCGCAGGACGATCGCGCCCTAG
- the coaA gene encoding type I pantothenate kinase encodes MPRSAHRPRPEATPYVDLTRAEWSALRDKTPLPLTAEEVEKLRGLGDVIDLDEVRDIYLPLSRLLNLYVGATDGLRGALNTFLGEQGSQSGTPFVIGVAGSVAVGKSTVARLLQALLSRWPEHPRVELVTTDGFLLPTKELQARGLMSRKGFPESYDRRALTRFVADIKAGKDEVSAPVYSHLIYDIVPGERLVVRRPDILIVEGLNVLQPALPGKDGRTRVGLADYFDFSVYVDARAEDIERWYLSRFRKLRETAFQNPSSYFRKYTQVSEEEALDYARTMWRTINKPNLVENIAPTRGRATLVVRKGPDHKVQRLSLRKL; translated from the coding sequence ATGCCCCGGAGCGCCCACCGGCCCCGCCCGGAGGCGACTCCCTACGTCGACCTCACCCGCGCCGAGTGGAGCGCGCTGCGCGACAAGACGCCGCTGCCGCTCACCGCGGAGGAGGTCGAGAAGCTGCGCGGCCTCGGCGACGTCATCGACCTCGACGAGGTCCGGGACATCTACCTCCCGCTGTCCCGGCTGCTCAACCTCTACGTCGGCGCCACCGACGGCCTGCGCGGCGCGCTCAACACCTTCCTCGGGGAACAGGGCTCCCAGTCCGGCACGCCCTTCGTGATAGGAGTGGCCGGCTCGGTCGCCGTCGGCAAGTCGACGGTCGCCCGCCTGCTCCAGGCACTGCTCTCGCGCTGGCCGGAGCACCCGCGCGTCGAACTGGTCACCACCGACGGCTTCCTGCTGCCCACCAAGGAGCTCCAGGCCCGCGGCCTGATGTCCCGCAAGGGCTTCCCCGAGTCCTACGACCGCCGCGCCCTGACCCGTTTCGTCGCCGACATCAAGGCCGGCAAGGACGAGGTCTCCGCCCCCGTCTACTCCCACCTGATCTACGACATCGTGCCCGGCGAGCGCCTGGTCGTACGCCGCCCCGACATCCTGATCGTCGAAGGACTGAACGTCCTCCAGCCCGCCCTGCCCGGCAAGGACGGCCGCACCCGCGTCGGCCTCGCCGACTACTTCGACTTCAGCGTGTACGTCGACGCCCGCGCCGAGGACATCGAGCGCTGGTACCTCAGCCGGTTCCGCAAGCTGCGCGAGACCGCCTTCCAGAACCCCTCGTCCTACTTCCGCAAGTACACGCAGGTGTCGGAGGAGGAGGCCCTGGACTACGCCCGCACGATGTGGCGCACCATCAACAAGCCCAATCTGGTGGAGAACATCGCCCCGACCCGCGGCCGCGCCACCCTGGTCGTGCGCAAGGGCCCGGACCACAAGGTGCAGCGCCTCAGCCTGCGCAAGCTGTGA